Within the Takifugu rubripes chromosome 8, fTakRub1.2, whole genome shotgun sequence genome, the region TTGTTTTGTGATTCTCCAAGGATGCATCCGTTAGTCTTTCGACcaacattttcagatttataTGCAGCGGTCTGAGGTTGCTGCCCACATAACAAAATAATTACAGCCTATTCAAGCCAAGTCGATCGACAATTAGGGCCTCGACCAAGAAAGCAACGCCATTACACATGCGATGTCTTCTTACCCATCCTCTCTTGTAATTTAACACTGATTTGTTCTGCTAGCAGCATGTATTTGTGCGGGGCTGAACTAACCTGATTAGCAAAGAACAAAATATATGCCAGAATTAGGTGTAGAACTGCCGATACATTTCCTGCCTCACAGGGGAAACACTTTCAGTTGTTAATGTTGCACATTCCAACACATCTGCAGGTTTTTACAATTTTCTCTCCAGCGGCAACAAAGACAACTGTGGTGTTGTGAGATCAACACCCAATTTTGGGAGCAATTTGAAAGTCAATAAACTGGTGATCAAATGGAAACTCAATGCTCTGCCATTTCTGTCTTGTCTTGTTGCCAGACAACCCTTAAACCAGGCCGTCGATTTTCAAGATTTAGCTCGAAGCACCTAAATGCAAATATCAGATATTTGTAAGTCTTCAACACAAACCTTTGGATGTCTATTAAAAAACCCCGAAACATTCTAGATCTTctataaatgttaaataaagaaGCATGTGACGTAACATATTGTCATGAAAAAGTGACTCCAATCCAAATGTGGAAGCAACAGTTAACACAACAGTCAGAACAGCAATTGATCTACACTTCACACACATTATTCTGATGCATATTTTCCTACACACACCTTACACTGTATTAATCAAAGACATAATTTACAGGCAACAGACCTTAAAACAGTGTTTCAGTTGTACTTTCTTTCAGTATGCTATTTAGcccatctgtttgttttttctattttactGACGACACACTCTTGGTTGTTAAAGCTATAATTCAGCTTCATCAAATTACAGACAACGCTTGTTTTGCTACACGACAtccaaaacacaaaccaaaactggAATCAAACCCGGAAAAACACCGTCAGAGGTCATGACAGCAACGACACGGTGGGTCCAGATGCGACGCAAGCTTCGACTTCACTACACGTCCACCACAGAACATatgcaaatgtgcagctgtcACATTAAACAGCAGAGCTGGCGAACTGCAGCCGAGCGAGTGGAGAACCAGCGCGTACCAAGACGTAAAGCGGACAAACACACGCGTAGCACCAtcgcagaaaaagaaaaaaaaaaaaaaaacagtcggTAAAAGTTATGACTAAATGACTCAATACAAAATCAATCTCCTCTCTGTTATTTCTACACCAGAAACAAACCAAATACCTTCCCAGGAGGATGCTGCATTCAAGTCATGTGGGAAGAATCAGCATTCAAATCTGTTGCAGTGGTTGTGTAAGAGGACTTTATCTGCACTTGAAAAGCTTCCttgcacaaaacacacagacttAGTCAAAGCGCATTTGATTCAAAATGTCAGTACAATCCAAAGATCCAGAAGTACTTATTGTGACAGCAATGTGGTCAACATGTTTTACCGATTACAAATGAATGCTTCGTCTCCAAACTGGccattttttctctctctttgacaCTCTTCCCTTTCCCATGGGACTTGAATGCAGCATTTGACACTATGTTTTCTCACTCCATCATATGAAATGCTCATCTATAGGAAATTTCTGCCCCCTCAGGTGCATTTCCAAAGTcctcaaaccttctccaaagcTCTAAGAGCATATCTAGCTCTTGGCCAATGGCTTCAGGACAAATTGTGACAGCCGCCACACTGTGTTCCCTGCTTTGTCATCATTCACTGCTCAATCCTGGGCGTGTAATCGGGGCGACGCGTTTGAATGATCTTCGGCCGCGGGGCGCGAGCCTTGTCGTCTTGGTCACTGTCGCTGGGGACCGGGTTGCCGACCTGCTCATCCTCGCAGACATGCACGACCACGctaggggtggtgggggtggcggTATGAAGTTCATACTTCTCCCCTATGAATCACAGAAGAATCGAGCTTTCAGGCAACCGCGACATTTACACACTCACAACATATTGACAAAAAAAGCCTGGTCACTAATGAATGTGTCCTTGCTGTTAGGCAGCAGCCTACATTTTGATGCAACTACAGGTCTGGACAAGCCCGACATGTTAGCTCAGGCCCAACAACATACCTGGCCCTAGTTTGGAGATGGCACACAGCAGGTCATAGTTGATGACTGGGGTGGCATCCTGAGATTGTTCCCAGCCCACTGGAGGGGACGCAGGGGGCGAGATCAGGAACTGCTTCTCTGGCTTTGGGGGCTCAAGCCGAGGACTCCCTATGTGGACAGACTGCAGACAGGGAAGGCAAAAATGAGTTTGACGGGCGGACGAGTGGCAAATGAGACcgtcggggggaaaaaaacaatacaGAAATGCTACAATCTGCAACTTAAGGACCCATGCTAGCCAAAACTAAGAAGTGATGCTGGAACAGTCACTGTGTTTCTTCCCCGGATCACACTTTATTGTCTGGCAGAGCGTTACAGAGGTTATTCAATAATTAAGGTGTGATTGAAAAGTGGGCAAACAAATCTGATGTTTCTCCATGTAAATCCCACACAAGGCTCTATTTTTCTGACACCTAAATCAAGCTCCTGAAGAGAGTAAAGCGCCTGATTGAAATGAGACAGAGATTTTGTAGGTCCATCGTGCAACTTCAAAGACATCACCTGGGCAAAGTACAGCCTCATCTCTTTGCCGCTGAAGTCGGTCTTGTGGAGCCGTAGCCTcgcttcagctgcagccagcgcGTCACTGAAGCTGATGCGAACACGCCGGAAAGACTTGAAGTACTGGAACTGCACCTCTGGGTCGAACGATCGGAACAAGGCTTCGAAACCTGCCTGGTGGGACAAGAGCGACAAAAATACAGAGTCAATTCACGACAATTTGAATCAATTAGAATCGAGTTATCATAAAAGCTAAAGCAAGAagcagctgtgacagaaaaGCGGCCAAAAATAAGGTGACACTGAAGCGAGTGTATGCTGGACTCGGGCAGCTGTGGCCTCAATTTTAGATGAAACATCACGGTCACAGATGCTAATTTAAAAGATGAAAGACAGACGACCTTGGCTGTGACATCCACAAGGACACAGAGACAATGATGCAGATGGCCACACGTTAATAATCTGTTTAACCTCTGGCCTTGCAACTTCGAATCATTACAACGTCAGCAAATCCTCCGTGACTGCTTAGGTCAATGTGTTAGAGTTGATTCAGCCCCTATTAGCCAAGAAATATTATTAACTTTGAAAGGAGCATTCAAAGACTGTTAAACATAATTGTGGGAGAGTGAACCACTAAGGCAGATCCTGAAGAGACCGATTATGTCACCGTGCGAGTTAATTGCATGATTGCCCCTCTTCAAAGATGACGGAAATGGAAAGATGGAAAAAGACGGAAAGATTTTCCACTGGTCCTGACCAATTCAAGAGAATAATCCGTGTTCTGTCGAGAGGATCGGGTTACATCAAACACGCCGTCGCAGTCATCAGAGTTTAAATACTCGGGATAAAAATAGCATTTCACAAGTCCTCCCTGCCTCCTGCATTGAGCAGTTGGTGCGACGCACATGCCGGTCTGTGCCGCAGCACAAGGCACATCCCTGTTGACGCTGCCCTGCCGTGGTGAATTTTAAAGGACAGAGGACACTTTAGGTGGGCTTTGAGTGGATTcgcaaacaaaaacaggaaacgcATTGatctctcacttcctgtttatgtggCACTCGATTCTCTCCACTTTTTCTGTTGGGCAGCTACCGGTGGCGATTCTGTGAATCTTGTGGTATGAAAACATGTTGGTTCAAATGGCAACCGTGTTAAAATGGTACAGGGAACGTGCAACGTATGTTATTTTGATGCATGTTCTCAAATCCAGATGGGATCGTGCTCACACACATTACTGGCGTTTGCAGCCTTTTTATTCCAGCCTCCACGCCTGATTAAAACCCCTGACTCTCAGACACCATGTGCCTCCTTTAGAGAACATCTTTGGTCATCTCAAAAGCCCAGCAGTGATATTATAAACCCAATTACATCACTATGACATCACATTTGGGTCATTTTCTCACTGGTGATTGTTGTCTCACAGCCTCACTGGCTAATCTATTCCGTGCTGAAAAGATACTGAAAATATTTCATCTACATATCTGCAATCTGCTGCAGCACATGAATACAGAACACCTTTGCATGTACAGACAGTTTAGTCTATTTTTGATGCCAGGCAACACTAAAGACAAAGAACAAAAGTCACAGCTGAGTGGTGTGTTCCAAACACTGGTTGGAGCCGACCGGTCTTACCTGAGCCTCCGGGTGgttgaacacttcctggtttgtcACAGAGGCTACAAGGCAAAAATGGTTACACTTGGTCGTCTTGATGTGCATGATGTGTGAGCCGGGCAGCCGGAACCTCTTCCACTTGATGGCTGAAGCGAGGCCGCAGTGGGACAATGAAACCCCCCTCAGCGCAGACGAAGACGTtgacggtggtggtgatggtgaggatgacgacgatgaagaggaagggggaAATCGGGGGGAACGGGGGAGCGTTGCTTTCCCCAGCGTGACACACAAAAAGAGGTAATGGAAGCTCCTCAACAGGAAATAGGTCAGTATTCCCAGGGTGCACGGATCTTCTTTTGTCTTCACCCTGAGAGTCCAAAGTGTTGCAGCATTCTTCTGTTCAACTCAAAGCCTCCGAGCCCAGATCCCAAGGTTAGCTACTCTGGATTTCAGAAGCACTGCTGCTTCAAcactcttcctcctgcagcagttaGCAGACTGAG harbors:
- the LOC101065066 gene encoding calcipressin-1 isoform X2, which codes for MHIKTTKCNHFCLVASVTNQEVFNHPEAQAGFEALFRSFDPEVQFQYFKSFRRVRISFSDALAAAEARLRLHKTDFSGKEMRLYFAQSVHIGSPRLEPPKPEKQFLISPPASPPVGWEQSQDATPVINYDLLCAISKLGPGEKYELHTATPTTPSVVVHVCEDEQVGNPVPSDSDQDDKARAPRPKIIQTRRPDYTPRIEQ
- the LOC101065066 gene encoding calcipressin-1 isoform X1, yielding MQQVENCGDGEATVDVQFTDLPNALIAYKVPEDLFNEGSIKAGFEALFRSFDPEVQFQYFKSFRRVRISFSDALAAAEARLRLHKTDFSGKEMRLYFAQSVHIGSPRLEPPKPEKQFLISPPASPPVGWEQSQDATPVINYDLLCAISKLGPGEKYELHTATPTTPSVVVHVCEDEQVGNPVPSDSDQDDKARAPRPKIIQTRRPDYTPRIEQ